The following coding sequences lie in one Deltaproteobacteria bacterium genomic window:
- a CDS encoding protein kinase codes for MSDPHAGGMWQRPEDLVGTVLNDRFRVLKMIGDGGMGSVYLAEHVTLRKKVALKVLKQELCREQTHVDRFLQEARAASMIAHENVVDIVDFGPVPGGSVFFAMEYLEGEDLAVVLRRERRFPWQRSRELMLQIVRALKAAHARGIIHRDLKPANCFLCKRSDGRDFIKLLDFGIAKVTDESGESGGLTRTGAVFGTAKYMAPEQAMGDPADARTDVYAAAICLYEFLTGQVPFDGDNFMRVLSRHLTEPLTLPSTMAPDAAISPMVEAVIVKALSKRPDDRYQSMTELEQAIMAIGPDGRLLGGHDVGPPLVGRGQTQMADDGPGSTMWMPNAGPPQQAAGRPTSQPPARGGTVMLDPNAAHEQMEPGGTVRLGAEWGTTNTPPPMVHAKPEATFMMDGMGQDVLPQGGGAAVVTRNPPVGTYPPPRGGAAPSTHPGRGPETRPPTFAPDHTRNPDATVFAVEKRSKAGFIALLVVGAIAAVGGGGLFAYAMIGGDDDKPKDKDPVVVADTGKDGSEGTKPSGDPGTTKQPEPSGPKLGEVDPPKQPEPETPKQPEPEIPKQPEPETPKQPEPETPKQPEPQTPKPKNPPPHKDEVKKSLTDEDISKGIGKAVGAVSACKGPLPIKISVRYKITADGRAKVSSVEKSGGGLLSDETKECVKRAVENKAKFPKHEDLKLSSFTF; via the coding sequence ATGAGTGATCCACACGCAGGCGGGATGTGGCAGCGCCCCGAGGACCTCGTCGGGACCGTTCTCAACGATCGGTTCCGCGTCCTCAAGATGATCGGCGACGGCGGCATGGGCTCGGTGTACCTCGCCGAGCACGTCACGCTGCGCAAGAAGGTCGCGCTCAAGGTCCTGAAGCAGGAGCTCTGCCGCGAGCAGACCCACGTCGATCGCTTCCTGCAGGAGGCCCGCGCGGCCTCGATGATCGCCCACGAGAACGTCGTCGACATCGTCGACTTCGGACCGGTGCCGGGCGGCTCGGTGTTCTTCGCGATGGAGTACCTCGAGGGCGAAGACCTCGCGGTGGTGCTGCGTCGCGAGCGTCGCTTCCCGTGGCAGCGCTCGCGCGAGCTGATGCTGCAGATCGTCCGCGCGCTCAAGGCCGCCCACGCCCGCGGCATCATCCATCGCGACCTCAAGCCCGCGAACTGCTTCCTCTGCAAGCGTTCCGACGGCCGCGATTTCATCAAGCTGCTCGACTTCGGCATCGCCAAGGTCACCGACGAGTCGGGCGAGAGCGGCGGCCTCACGCGCACCGGCGCGGTGTTCGGCACCGCGAAGTACATGGCGCCCGAGCAGGCGATGGGCGACCCCGCCGACGCCCGCACCGACGTCTACGCCGCGGCGATCTGCCTCTACGAGTTCCTCACCGGGCAGGTGCCGTTCGACGGCGACAACTTCATGCGCGTGCTCAGTCGCCACCTGACCGAGCCGCTCACGTTGCCGTCGACGATGGCCCCCGACGCCGCAATCTCGCCGATGGTCGAGGCGGTGATCGTCAAGGCGCTGAGCAAGCGCCCCGACGACCGCTACCAGTCCATGACCGAGCTCGAGCAGGCCATCATGGCGATCGGCCCCGACGGCCGACTGCTCGGTGGCCACGACGTCGGACCCCCGCTGGTCGGTCGCGGTCAGACCCAGATGGCCGACGACGGCCCCGGCTCCACCATGTGGATGCCCAACGCCGGGCCGCCGCAGCAGGCCGCCGGTCGCCCGACCAGCCAGCCACCGGCGCGCGGCGGCACCGTGATGCTCGACCCCAACGCGGCGCACGAGCAGATGGAGCCGGGCGGCACCGTGCGACTGGGCGCCGAGTGGGGCACCACCAACACCCCGCCGCCGATGGTGCACGCCAAGCCCGAGGCGACGTTCATGATGGACGGCATGGGCCAGGACGTGCTGCCGCAGGGCGGTGGTGCGGCCGTGGTCACACGCAACCCGCCGGTGGGCACCTACCCGCCGCCGCGCGGCGGTGCAGCGCCGTCGACCCACCCCGGTCGCGGGCCCGAGACCCGGCCACCGACCTTCGCGCCGGATCACACGCGCAACCCCGACGCGACCGTGTTCGCGGTCGAGAAGCGCTCGAAGGCCGGCTTCATCGCGCTGCTCGTCGTCGGTGCGATCGCGGCGGTCGGCGGCGGTGGCCTGTTCGCCTACGCCATGATCGGTGGCGACGACGACAAGCCCAAGGACAAGGACCCGGTGGTCGTCGCGGACACGGGCAAGGACGGCAGCGAGGGCACCAAGCCGTCCGGCGATCCTGGGACCACGAAGCAGCCCGAGCCCAGTGGACCGAAGCTCGGCGAGGTCGATCCGCCCAAGCAGCCCGAGCCCGAGACCCCCAAGCAGCCCGAGCCCGAGATTCCCAAGCAGCCCGAGCCCGAGACCCCCAAGCAGCCCGAGCCCGAGACCCCCAAGCAGCCCGAGCCCCAGACCCCGAAGCCGAAGAACCCGCCGCCCCACAAGGACGAGGTCAAGAAGTCCCTCACCGACGAGGACATCTCGAAGGGCATCGGCAAGGCGGTCGGCGCGGTCAGTGCGTGCAAGGGCCCGCTGCCGATCAAGATCAGCGTCCGCTACAAGATCACCGCCGACGGCCGCGCCAAGGTGAGCTCGGTCGAGAAGAGCGGCGGTGGCCTGCTCTCCGACGAGACCAAGGAGTGCGTGAAGCGGGCGGTCGAGAACAAGGCGAAGTTCCCCAAGCACGAGGACCTCAAGCTGTCTTCGTTCACCTTCTAG
- a CDS encoding S9 family peptidase, which yields MTTRAPWGTWDSPLTPERMAAGARRLAAPRWVDGALIYCESRPDEGGRTTLCRRRDDGGVEDLVPAPWDVGTRVHEYGGRAWVECGDALVFGDRRDGRLWWRGADATTTAMTAITVAGPWRFAEPVFDRGRARVLAVGERTQPGTHPHAALVAIDLDDGAVTVLCEGADFYASPVLSDDGTQLAWLQWQHPDMPWDAGAVWRAALGDDGRPRGARHVVGDADASAQQPAFDRRGRLFALWEPEGAWTLWRFDDDGSRHAVVRDADARRELELGAAMWNVGLRTWALLDDDTAVAAAVHRGISSVVRIDLRDGGLTTIADRPRTIGHLVAADGRIAVLQGWDGRGTALQVLDRGGACVATIDTGIEAVLPPPWWSQPQAIAFETTDGDTAHGWLYLPHHPDVHGPDDTRPPLVVMAHGGPTGGAIAQGQLAVQFWTTRGFAVLDVNYRGSTGFGRAYRERLRGHWGVRDVDDCVAGARHLATTGVVDARRMVIRGASAGGFTVLAALAFHQVFAAGASLYGVSDVESLVRDTHKFEAHYDRFLFGVHDDPRPVWRARSPLFSADRITVPVIFFQGSDDLAVPPSQTESMVAALRARGVEVEYRRYEGEGHGFRRAENIVDGWAAELAFFRRVLALT from the coding sequence ATGACCACGCGCGCACCATGGGGCACCTGGGACTCGCCGCTGACGCCCGAGCGCATGGCCGCGGGGGCGCGCCGCTTGGCGGCGCCGCGATGGGTCGACGGCGCGCTGATCTACTGCGAGTCGCGCCCCGACGAGGGCGGCCGGACCACACTTTGCCGTCGAAGGGACGACGGCGGTGTCGAGGATCTGGTGCCGGCGCCATGGGACGTGGGGACGCGGGTGCACGAGTACGGCGGGCGCGCGTGGGTCGAGTGCGGCGACGCGTTGGTGTTCGGCGACCGCCGCGACGGCCGGCTGTGGTGGCGTGGTGCCGATGCAACGACCACGGCGATGACGGCGATCACGGTCGCAGGTCCGTGGCGCTTCGCCGAGCCGGTCTTCGATCGCGGGCGCGCTCGCGTGCTCGCGGTCGGCGAGCGCACGCAGCCCGGCACCCATCCCCACGCGGCGCTCGTCGCGATCGACCTCGACGACGGCGCCGTCACCGTGCTCTGCGAGGGCGCCGACTTCTACGCGTCGCCGGTGCTCTCCGACGACGGCACGCAGCTGGCCTGGCTGCAGTGGCAGCACCCCGACATGCCGTGGGACGCCGGTGCGGTGTGGCGTGCGGCGCTCGGTGACGACGGTCGGCCCCGGGGGGCGCGGCACGTCGTGGGGGATGCCGACGCGTCGGCGCAGCAGCCCGCCTTCGATCGCCGTGGCCGATTGTTCGCGCTATGGGAGCCCGAGGGGGCGTGGACGCTGTGGCGCTTCGACGACGACGGCTCGCGCCACGCGGTCGTGCGCGACGCCGACGCGCGCCGCGAGCTCGAGCTGGGCGCGGCGATGTGGAACGTCGGCCTGCGCACGTGGGCCCTGCTCGACGACGACACCGCGGTCGCGGCCGCGGTGCATCGCGGGATCTCGAGCGTGGTGCGAATCGATCTGCGCGACGGCGGGCTCACGACGATCGCCGATCGCCCGCGGACGATCGGCCACCTGGTCGCTGCGGATGGGCGCATCGCGGTGCTACAGGGCTGGGACGGCCGCGGCACCGCGCTGCAGGTGCTCGATCGCGGGGGTGCGTGCGTGGCCACGATCGACACCGGCATCGAGGCCGTGCTGCCGCCGCCTTGGTGGTCGCAGCCGCAGGCGATCGCGTTCGAGACGACCGATGGCGACACCGCCCACGGCTGGCTGTACCTGCCGCATCACCCGGACGTGCACGGCCCCGACGACACGCGACCGCCGCTGGTGGTGATGGCCCATGGCGGCCCCACCGGCGGTGCGATCGCCCAGGGCCAGCTCGCGGTGCAGTTCTGGACCACGCGCGGCTTCGCAGTGCTCGACGTGAACTACCGCGGCAGCACCGGCTTCGGGCGGGCCTACCGCGAGCGCCTGCGGGGCCACTGGGGCGTGCGCGACGTCGACGACTGCGTCGCGGGTGCACGACACCTCGCCACCACCGGGGTCGTCGATGCCCGTCGCATGGTCATCCGGGGGGCCAGTGCCGGGGGCTTCACCGTGCTCGCTGCGCTGGCGTTCCACCAGGTCTTCGCGGCCGGTGCCAGCCTCTATGGTGTGAGCGACGTCGAGTCGTTGGTCCGCGACACCCACAAGTTCGAGGCCCACTACGATCGCTTTCTCTTCGGCGTGCACGACGACCCGCGGCCGGTGTGGCGCGCACGCTCGCCGCTGTTTTCCGCCGATCGCATCACGGTGCCCGTCATCTTCTTCCAGGGCAGCGACGACCTCGCGGTGCCACCGTCGCAGACCGAGTCGATGGTCGCCGCGCTGCGGGCTCGCGGCGTCGAGGTCGAGTACCGTCGCTACGAGGGTGAGGGCCACGGCTTTCGCCGCGCCGAGAACATCGTCGATGGCTGGGCCGCGGAGCTGGCGTTCTTCCGTCGCGTGCTCGCGCTGACATAG
- a CDS encoding NAD(P)/FAD-dependent oxidoreductase produces MSSSNPGLAGLEATLARDLELLDYPRRPWLQPRSTAAGDPVLDVAIIGGGQGGLVTAFALAREKVERVRVFDDRPLDRAGPWLNFARMNTLRTPKYLTGPDLGIASLTIQAWFEAQHGPGSWGGMGLVPKETWAAYLAWYRRVLGLDVQADTTVTAIGPAEPGVIAIDADHAGTAQRIFARRVVLATGIDGSGAWDVPAMIRDRLPRSQWAHTRDAIDFDALRGRRIAVLGAGASAFDNAAVALEHGAARVDLYFRRQRLVDVNPYRWAEFVGFLKHMADLPDPDKWRFVRQILRMGQLPPADTMRRATAFAGFTMHPGSPWTDVQVRGDAIAITTPGGIDEVDFVIVGTGFVTDLARRPELAALSPHVALWRDRYQPPADEAHDDLARHPYLGAGFEFIEKQPGAAPWVTQIHNYTFGGLLSLGFGGASISGMKYSVQRLVGAITRALFLEDAAAHYAGLCGFDEKEW; encoded by the coding sequence ATGAGCAGCTCGAATCCCGGACTCGCGGGGCTCGAGGCCACCCTGGCCCGCGACCTCGAGCTGCTCGACTACCCGCGCCGGCCGTGGCTGCAGCCGCGAAGCACGGCTGCCGGCGATCCGGTGCTCGACGTCGCCATCATCGGCGGCGGGCAGGGCGGGCTCGTCACCGCGTTCGCGCTCGCGCGCGAGAAGGTCGAGCGTGTGCGGGTGTTCGACGACCGCCCGCTCGATCGCGCAGGGCCGTGGCTGAACTTCGCGCGCATGAACACCCTGCGCACGCCGAAGTACCTCACAGGTCCCGATCTCGGCATCGCGAGCCTGACGATCCAGGCGTGGTTCGAGGCCCAGCACGGGCCCGGCAGCTGGGGCGGCATGGGGCTGGTGCCCAAGGAGACCTGGGCCGCGTACCTGGCGTGGTACCGCCGGGTGCTCGGGCTCGACGTCCAGGCCGACACGACCGTGACCGCGATCGGTCCCGCGGAGCCCGGCGTCATCGCCATCGATGCCGACCATGCCGGCACCGCGCAGCGGATCTTCGCGCGCCGGGTGGTGCTCGCGACCGGCATCGACGGCTCGGGCGCGTGGGACGTGCCGGCGATGATCCGCGATCGTCTGCCGCGATCGCAGTGGGCCCACACCCGCGACGCGATCGACTTCGACGCGCTGCGCGGGCGTCGGATCGCGGTGCTCGGCGCCGGCGCCTCGGCGTTCGACAACGCCGCGGTCGCGCTCGAGCACGGCGCTGCGCGGGTCGACCTCTACTTCCGACGCCAGCGGTTGGTCGACGTGAACCCCTACCGCTGGGCCGAGTTCGTCGGCTTCCTCAAGCACATGGCCGACCTGCCCGACCCCGACAAGTGGCGGTTCGTGCGGCAGATCCTGCGGATGGGCCAGCTGCCGCCCGCCGACACCATGCGCCGCGCGACCGCGTTCGCCGGCTTCACCATGCACCCCGGCAGCCCGTGGACCGACGTGCAGGTCCGCGGCGACGCCATCGCGATCACCACGCCGGGTGGCATCGACGAGGTCGACTTCGTGATCGTCGGTACCGGCTTCGTCACCGACCTCGCGCGGCGCCCCGAGCTGGCCGCGCTCTCGCCCCACGTCGCGCTGTGGCGCGATCGCTACCAGCCGCCGGCCGACGAGGCCCACGACGACCTCGCGCGGCACCCGTATCTCGGCGCCGGCTTCGAGTTCATCGAGAAGCAGCCCGGCGCCGCGCCGTGGGTGACGCAGATCCACAACTACACCTTCGGTGGCCTGCTGAGCCTCGGCTTCGGTGGCGCGAGCATCTCGGGCATGAAGTACTCGGTGCAGCGACTGGTCGGTGCGATCACGCGGGCGCTGTTCCTCGAGGACGCAGCCGCGCACTACGCCGGGCTGTGCGGCTTCGACGAGAAGGAGTGGTGA